The sequence TGGCTACATGCGCCTGGTGGTACGCGAGTTGGAGAGCCAGTTGCAGGACGCACGCCAGAGCCTGGCTTTGCAACGCCGCTCATCCTGGAAGTCTGTTGCCAGCCGCTGTAAGCCCCAGGCTCCTAACCACCGAGCTGCGGGCCTGGAGAATGGCCACTGCCTCTCCAAGGACAGCAGCCCTGTGGGCTTGGTTGAAGAAGCGGGCAGCAGGTCTGCAGGGTGGGGGTTGGCTGAGTGGGAGCTGCAGGGCCCTGCCAGCCTCCTCCTAGGCAAGGGGCAGAGCCCTGTGTCCCCTGAGACCTCCTGCTTCTCTACCCTGCATGACTGGTATGGCCAGGAGATCGTGGAGCTGCGGCAGTGTTGGCAGAAGAGGGCCCAGGGGAGCCACTCAAAATGTGAGGAACAGGATAGGCCCTAAGTCTGGGCCCTTTGAGTCAGGAAACCAGGGCCAGTTCTTTTTCAGGAGTTAAATGTTTACCCATTTCCAAGGTTGCGTTTTGGGAGGGGACATGGGTTCTCTCCTTCCTGCTATTTAGGCATTCTCCAGGTTCGAGATCCACCCGTGTGTCTGGAAGGGACTGCGGGACCATTCCTTCCATCCTCTTTATTTCCTGAGGtccagagaaggaaggagacttagcagccacagagcaagaccccaatcTCCTGACTGCACTGGCCTGACTGCCCCCTCCCAGGGGATGTTAATGAAATGAAGGAAGTGGGGAATGTCACCCGAGACTGTCACAGGCTTGCCATACCTTTGGCCTACACACCGGGCTCTAGAGCCATAATTTCCAACCTGGGGAGTCTCCTGTGCACTTAAATCCGAGGTAGGCTGCAGTATCGGCTTGAAGCTCTGACACTGTCAGAGAAAGTGGATTTATTGTGTCATAGGAGTTTCTGGGACCCAGCTCTTCCTGAGAGGGGTGGGAAGATTGGGGATGGGATCCTCACTCAGCAGTCTGGGTAGGGCCCTTTGAGGCAGAGGGTCTTCGGCCAGTGAAGAGAGATTTATTCTGCTCAGAGTGCTGGGGTCCCATcctttctccctggctgccctGTTAACAGATGGTGCTGGACCTTGCCCCGGAAGGGGCTTGTAGCTTTTTTACGTCAACGAAATGCCCTCCTGTACTCTGTCTTCAGCAGCCAACTCCTGGAGCTGCCAAGTGAGGGGTTAAAGAAGAGGTGGGGAGGCAGTGTGGCTCCCTGGGAAAAGTCTGTTGCTTTGGTTCTCAGTCCTGGGTATTCTAGGAGCTTGGACACGGGATTGCGTTTCCTGTGCTAAAATTCTCTCTCCTGGCTGGGCTCCGGTAAACTGAAGCTGCTCGAGAAATCACCTGGGAACTCTCATAGCCGTTTGTCACCCAGGGTGTACTTGCCAGGACCTCTCCTTGCTACTCTTCCCAAAGTCGGGAGGCAAAGCGGCTGGGTCACCAGAGCCTGACCATACTGACGCTCCAGGGGGAAGACGCAGAGGCCGGGAAGAGACACCCCCTCCCAAACACATAAAACTTGCCCCTTCCTAGCCTCGGCTCCCCTCACTGGGGCCTTGGGCAGGACCGACCCGCATCCAACTAGGCCTAAGGGGTAGGCTCTGAGCCTCTTACCCCTAAGAGGCGGAGATGCGCCCAAGGCGGGCGCCCGGCCTgttccccagccctgcctggaaGCCCCGCAGCCACTGCATTTTGTTTAAACACAGATAGCACGGGCCTTTCTCTTATTGCTACAGTGTTTTGTACACGGTTAAAACACTAGTAAAGCTTTTTCGTTATTACTCCTTCCGCTCCCTGGGTTTATTTCCACAACCGGCCGCTGAGGCCTGTTCTGACGGCCGGGCGGACCCAAGACCGCGGCCACGCCCAGCAGGACGCGGACTGAGGGAGCCGGGGCTGCGCCGCCACTCTCGTGACGCCACCATGCCGGCCAGTGACAAACACCTCCCTCCCGCCGCCCCAGGAGCCGCCGGCACTGCGCGAGTGGGAGGGCTGGGCTTCTCGTGTACTCCTCAAACTCTCGCGAGGCTTCGGGCGGCTTTCTTCCCGAGGGCGGCACGAGGGCTGGGCGGTGGGGTGCGGGTGCCCGGGTGAGGGGCGGAGCTGGGGGCATGGCGTCCGGAGCGGCTCGCTGGCTAGTATTGGCACCCGTCAGGTCCGGGGCTCTCCGGAGCGGGCCTAGCTTGAGGAAAGATGGCGATGTCTCCGCCGCATGGAGCGGCTCAGGCCGGAGCCTGGTACCGTCGAGGTCAGTCATCGTTACCCGCAGCGGCGCCATTTTGCCCAAACCGGTGAAAGTGAGTGTCCTCCTGGAGACGGGGCGAAGGGGCTGAGGCCAATCATTGTGGGGAGTGCGTGAGGGCGGCGCTGATTGATAGGAGCCAAGGCCAATCATAACGATTACCGTAGACTGGAAGGCGGACCAAGAATACGCTAATGAGTTGCTAATTTTGACAGGTGTGTAGAAAATGGTAGGTAGACAGAAGATGGGGGGCAAACGCTGAGGAAGTTGGCCTTTTACATTAGCTTGTCCTGAGAGGTGCGGTGCTCTGCTCCTCTGGAGTCAGAAGACTAGGCCGTGTGCTTCTAGCTTAGAGCAGTCCTGTAATCTCTGCCCTGCCTGTCTCCTAGTTTATGGGAtgaaatatgaattttgaaaGGACTCTGTAAATAAAGGGTACGTGGGACGGGCCTCATCTTTTTATTAGTTGTCACCTAATATTTAATTCATGTGATTTACAGTCCTGATAGATGTGCAGGGAATTATTACAATCACGGGTTTTCAAATGAAGAATCGGGCTAGAGCGGTGAAGCTCGTATCCAAGGCCAGCGCTGAGGACGCAGCATCCGGGTTTCTTCCTGGTACCGTCCCCACCAGGTCCTGTCTTTTTCCAACACTGAACGCTATCACATGCTTGAGTTTTTCTAGGGAAAACGGAAACAGTCCCTTATATCAAGCGAAAGTTTGCTTTACGACTGCAGGGCTGTGTGGTGTGggagttaaaaaaacaaattctctTAAAGCTAGTCTAGCCTATGCTAACTCACACAATTGACTGTAGGTCCATGTTGGGAAAGACCTGCCTTATCaaaacagttgaaaaaaaaatttttttaattctaggaATACGAGAGAAATGTTGCTGAGATTTTACTGACATTCTCCCAATCCATCTAAAGTCTTTGAGTGTAAATACATGCCCACTTTCAAATACatctgtttctaaaatttttaaatcaaatttctCAGGCATCAGGGAACCTGTTACTTAGTGAACTGTGTAGAATATCCCTTCACTGTACATCTTTCTGTCATCGGTTTTCGTGTATTTCGTGTTCAGGCAGAGCTCACCGTAGTCTGGCCCTCCTAGTACTGGTGCACCCGATTGCCTGTAGGGATTTAAAGTAATTAGCAGGCTGTGTCCTAACTTTAGATGTCTAGGGTGCCTTAGACTTTTCTTTCCAGTGGACTTTTCGTCCATTTTGATGGCCATAACAGTCAccttatctccttttttttttttttgagacggagtctcactctgtcacccaggctggagtacagtggcacaatcttggctcactgcagcctccgcctcccgggttcaagtgattcttctgcctcagccttctgagtagctgggactacaggcatgtaccaccacacccggctaattttttgtatttttagtagagacggggtttcactatgttagccaggctgatttcgaacttctgacctcgtgatccgcccgcctcagcctcccaaagtgctgggattacaggtgtgagccactgcgcccggccttttgtcttttttttagacagagcctcactctgtctcccaggctggagtggaatggtgcaatcttggctcactgcaacttctgcctcctggattcaagcaattatcctgcctcagcctcccgagtagctgggattacaggtgcgcaccaccatgctgggtcaattttttgtatttttagtagagacgggatttcaccatgttggccaggctggtctcaagctcctgacctcaggtggtccacccacctcagcctcccaaagtgctgggattaaaggtgtgagccaccctgcctggccttctCCTTTTCTAATTACTTTTCTTGCCCTGAATTTTTCCAAGGACTTTAAAATCAAGTTGCTTATGATGGGTCTGAGGGTATGTCTGTGAGAGGGCCAGGTCTTCTTTGGTCCTGCCAGAGTGGGCTCTGGAGCTCACAGCTGCCACTCTGACCCTCTGCAGATGTCCTTCGGCCTTCTCCGTGTGTTCTCCATTGTGATCCCCTTTCTCTATGT comes from Homo sapiens chromosome 22 genomic scaffold, GRCh38.p14 alternate locus group ALT_REF_LOCI_2 HSCHR22_2_CTG1 and encodes:
- the PHETA2 gene encoding sesquipedalian-2 (The RefSeq protein aligns at 53% coverage compared to this genomic sequence) translates to MKLNERSVAHYALSDSPADHMGFLRTWGGPGTPPTPSGTGRRCWFVLKGNLLFSFESREGRAPLSLVVLEGCTVELAEAPVPEEFAFAICFDAPGVRPHLLAAEGPAAQEAWVKVLSRASFGYMRLVVRELESQLQDARQSLALQRRSSWKSVASRCKPQAPNHRAAGLENGHCLSKDSSPVGLVEEAGSRSAGWGLAEWELQGPASLLLGKGQSPVSPETSCFSTLHDWYGQEIVELRQCWQKRAQGSHSKCEEQDRP
- the SMDT1 gene encoding essential MCU regulator, mitochondrial precursor encodes the protein MASGAARWLVLAPVRSGALRSGPSLRKDGDVSAAWSGSGRSLVPSRSVIVTRSGAILPKPVKMSFGLLRVFSIVIPFLYVGTLISKNFAALLEEHDIFVPEDDDDDD